In Rattus norvegicus strain BN/NHsdMcwi chromosome 3, GRCr8, whole genome shotgun sequence, a genomic segment contains:
- the Abca2 gene encoding ATP-binding cassette sub-family A member 2 isoform X3, producing the protein MQSLCPDGQRDEFGFLQYANSTVTQLLERLNRVVEESNLFDPERPSLGSELEALHQRLEALSSGPGTWESHSARPAVSSFSLDSVARDKRELWRFLMQNLSLPNSTAQALLAARVDPSEVRRVDPSEVYRLLFGPLPDLDGKLGFLRKQEPWSHLGSNPLFQMEELLLAPALLEQLTCAPGSGELGRILTMPEGHQVDLQGYRDAVCSGQATARAQHFSDLATELRNQLDIAKIAQQLGFNVPNGSDPQPQAPSPQSLQALLGDLLDVQKVLQDVDVLSALALLLPQGACAGRAPAPQAGSPSGPANSTGVGANTGPNTTVEEGTQSPVTPASPDTLQGQCSAFVQLWAGLQPILCGNNRTIEPEALRRGNMSSLGFTSKEQRNLGLLVHLMTSNPKILYAPAGSEADHVILKANETFAFVGNVTHYAQVWLNISAEIRSFLEQGRLQQHLHWLQQYVADLRLHPEAMNLSLDELPPALRLDYFSLPNGTALLQQLDTIDNAACGWIQFMSKVSVDIFKGFPDEESIVNYTLNQAYQDNVTVFASVIFQTRKDGSLPPHVHYKIRQNSSFTEKTNEIRRAYWRPGPNTGGRFYFLYGFVWIQDMIERAIINTFVGHDVVEPGNYVQMFPYPCYTRDDFLFVIEHMMPLCMVISWVYSVAMTIQHIVAEKEHRLKEVMKTMGLNNAVHWVAWFITGFVQLSISVTALTAILKYGQVLMHSHVLIIWLFLAVYAVATIMFCFLVSVLYSKAKLASACGGIIYFLSYVPYMYVAIREEVAHDKITAFEKCIASLMSTTAFGLGSKYFALYEVAGVGIQWHTFSQSPVEGDDFNLLLAVTMLMVDTVVYGVLTWYIEAVHPGMYGLPRPWYFPLQKSYWLGSGRTETWEWSWPWAHAPRLSVMEEDQACAMESRHFEETRGMEEEPTHLPLVVCVDKLTKVYKNDKKLALNKLSLNLYENQVVSFLGHNGAGKTTTMSILTGLFPPTSGSATIYGHDIRTEMDEIRKNLGMCPQHNVLFDQLTVEEHLWFYSRLKSMAQEEIRKEMDKMIEDLELSNKRHSLVQTLSGGMKRKLSVAIAFVGGSRAIILDEPTAGVDPYARRAIWDLILKYKPGRTILLSTHHMDEADLLGDRIAIISHGKLKCCGSPLFLKGAYGDGYRLTLVKRPAEPGTSQEPGMASSPSGRPQLSNCSEMQVSQFIRKHVASSLLVSDTSTELSYILPSEAVKKGAFERLFQQLEHSLDALHLSSFGLMDTTLEEVFLKVSEEDQSLENSEADVKESRKDALPGAEGLTAVESQAGNLARCSELAQSQASLQSASSVGSARGDEGAGYTDGYGDYRPLFDNLQDPDSVSLQEAEMEALARVGQGSRKLEGWWLKMRQFHGLLVKRFHCARRNSKALCSQILLPAFFVCVAMTVALSVPEIGDLPPLVLSPSQYHNYTQPRGNFIPYANEERREYRLRLSPDASPQQLVSTFRLPSGVGATCVLKSPANGSLGPMLNLSSGESRLLAARFFDSMCLESFTQGLPLSNFVPPPPSPAPSDSPLSPDEDSLLAWNTSLPPTAGPETWTWAPSLPRLVHEPVRCTCSAQGTGFSCPSSVGGHPPQMRVVTGDILTDITGHNVSEYLLFTSDRFRLHRYGAITFGNIQKSIPAPIGTRTPLMVRKIAVRRVAQVLYNNKGYHSMPTYLNSLNNAILRANLPKSKGNPAAYGITVTNHPMNKTSASLSLDYLLQGTDVVIAIFIIVAMSFVPASFVVFLVAEKSTKAKHLQFVSGCNPVIYWLANYVWDMLNYLVPATCCIIILFVFDLPAYTSPTNFPAVLSLFLLYGWSITPIMYPASFWFEVPSSAYVFLIVINLFIGITATVATFLLQLFEHDKDLKVVNSYLKSCFLIFPNYNLGHGLMEMAYNEYINEYYAKIGQFDKMKSPFEWDIVTRGLVAMTVEGFVGFFLTIMCQYNFLRQPQRLPVSTKPVEDDVDVASERQRVLRGDADNDMVKIENLTKVYKSRKIGRILAVDRLCLGVRPGECFGLLGVNGAGKTSTFKMLTGDESTTGGEAFVNGHSVLKDLLQVQQSLGYCPQFDALFDELTAREHLQLYTRLRGIPWKDEAQVVRWALEKLELTKCADKPAGSYSGGNKRKLSTAIALIGYPAFIFLDEPTTGMDPKARRFLWNLILDLIKTGRSVVLTSHSMEECEAVCTRLAIMVNGRLRCLGSIQHLKNRFGDGYMITVRTKSSQNVKDVVRFFNRNFPEAMLKERHHTKVQYQLKSEHISLAQVFSKMEHVVGVLGIEDYSVSQTTLDNVFVNFAKKQSDNVEQQEAEPSTLPSPLGLLSLLRPRPAPTELRALVADEPEDLDTEDEGLISFEEERAQLSFNTDTLC; encoded by the exons ATGCAGTCGCTTTGCCCTGATGGCCAGCGTGATGAGTTTGGCTTCCTGCAGTATGCCAACTCCAC GGTCACCCAGCTTCTGGAACGCCTCAACCGTGTAGTGGAAGAGAGCAACTTGTTTGACCCAGAGCGACCTAGCCTGGGCTCAGAGCTTGAGGCACTGCACCAACGTCTGGAGGCCCTCAGCTCGGGCCCTGGCACCTGGGAGAGCCACTCAGCTAGACCTGCAG TTTCATCCTTCTCTCTGGACTCGGTGGCCAGGGACAAAAGAGAGCTTTGGCGTTTCCTGATGCAGAACCTGTCACTGCCCAACAGCACGGCCCAGGCCCTCCTGGCTGCCCGTGTAGACCCTTCTGAGGTGAGGCGTGTAGACCCTTCTGAG GTCTATCGCTTGCTTTTTGGTCCTTTACCTGACCTGGATGGAAAGTTGGGGTTCCTCAGGAAGCAGGAGCCCTGGAGTCACCTGGGTAGCAATCCTCTGTTCCAAATGGAG GAGCTGCTGCTGGCTCCTGCCCTTTTGGAGCAACTCACATGTGCTCCAGGCTCTGGGGAGCTGGGCCGGATTCTTACCATGCCTGAGGGTCATCAGGTAGACCTTCAGGGCTACCGGGATGCTGTCTGCAGCGGGCAGGCTACAGCTCGTGCCCAGCATTTCAGTGATCTAGCCACTGAGCTCCGGAACCAGCTGGACATAGCCAAGATTGCCCAGCAG CTGGGCTTCAATGTCCCCAACGGCTCAGATCCACAGCCGCAGGCACCGTCCCCACAGAGTCTGCAGGCACTCTTAGGGGACCTGCTGGATGTCCAGAAGGTTCTACAGGATGTGGATGTCCTATCAGCCCTTGCCCTGCTGCTGCCTCAAGGTGCCTGTGCTGGCCGGGCCCCCGCACCTCAAGCTGGCAGCCCGAGTGGCCCGGCCAACAGCACCGGGGTAGGGGCAAATACAGGTCCCAACACCACCGTTGAGGAGGGCACCCAGTCACCTGTCACCCCAGCCTCTCCGGACACTCTGCAAGGCCAGTGCTCAGCCTTTGTGCAGCTCTGGGCTGGCTTGCAGCCCATCTTGTGTGGCAACAACCG TACCATTGAGCCTGAAGCACTCCGGAGGGGCAACATGAGCTCACTGGGCTTTACGAGCAAAGAACAACGGAACCTGGGCCTTCTTGTGCACCTCATGACCAGCAACCCCAAAATCCTGTATGCACCCGCAGGCTCTGAAGCTGACCATGTTATCCTCAAG GCAAATGAGACCTTTGCCTTTGTGGGCAACGTGACGCACTACGCCCAGGTCTGGCTCAACATCTCCGCAGAGATCCGGAGCTTCCTGGAGCAGGGCAGGCTGCAGCAGCATCTGCACTGGCTGCAGCAG TACGTGGCTGACCTCCGGCTACACCCTGAAGCAATGAACCTGTCACTGGACGAGCTGCCCCCTGCTCTGCGCCTGGACTACTTTTCTCTGCCCAATGGCACAGCCCTTCTGCAGCAGCTAGACACAATAGACAATGCAGCCTGTGGCTGGATCCAGTTCATGTCCAAG GTGAGTGTGGACATCTTCAAGGGGTTTCCTGATGAGGAGAGCATCGTGAACTACACTCTCAATCAGGCCTACCAGGACAATGTTACAGTATTTGCCA GCGTGATTTTCCAGACACGGAAGGATGGTTCCCTCCCCCCACATGTCCATTACAAGATTCGCCAGAACTCAAGCTTCACCGAGAAAACCAACGAGATCCGTCGTGCTTACTGGCGTCCAGGGCCCAACACTGGTGGCCGCTTCTACTTCCTCTACGGCTTCGTCTGGATCCAGG ACATGATAGAACGTGCCATCATCAACACGTTTGTGGGGCACGACGTGGTCGAACCCGGCAACTACGTGCAGATGTTCCCGTACCCCTGCTACACCCGTGACGA CTTCCTGTTTGTCATTGAGCACATGATGCCACTGTGCATGGTGATCTCCTGGGTTTACTCTGTGGCCATGACCATACAGCACATCGTGGCGGAGAAAGAGCATCGGCTAAAGGAG GTGATGAAGACGATGGGCCTGAACAACGCCGTGCACTGGGTGGCCTGGTTCATCACGGGCTTTGTGCAGCTGTCCATCTCCGTGACAGCCCTGACCGCCATCCTCAAGTATGGCCAGGTCCTCATGCACAGCCACGTGCTCATCATATGGCTCTTCCTTGCTGTCTATGCTGTGGCCACTATCATGTTCTG CTTCCTGGTGTCTGTGCTGTACTCTAAGGCCAAGTTGGCCTCGGCCTGCGGCGGCATCATCTACTTCCTGAGCTACGTTCCCTACATGTATGTAGCAATCCGTGAGGAAGTAGCCCACGATAAGATCACTGCCTTCGAGAAGTGCATTGCG tccctgatgTCCACAACAGCCTTCGGCCTGGGTTCCAAGTACTTTGCTCTGTATGAAGTGGCAGGTGTGGGCATCCAGTGGCACACGTTCAGCCAgtccccagtggaaggggatgacTTCAACCTGCTCCTTGCTGTCACCATGCTGATGGTGGACACAGTGGTCTATGGCGTACTCACTTGGTACATTGAGGCTGTGCACCCAG GTATGTATGGGCTGCCCCGGCCCTGGTACTTCCCACTACAGAAGTCCTATTGGCTGGGCAGTGGGCGGACAGAGACCTGGGAGTGGAGCTGGCCATGGGCACACGCACCACGCCTCAGCGTTATGGAGGAGGACCAGGCCTGTGCCATGGAGAGCCGGCACTTCG AGGAGACTCGCGGTATGGAGGAGGAGCCCACCCACCTGCCTTTGGTCGTCTGCGTGGACAAGCTCACCAAGGTCTATAAAAATGACAAGAAGCTGGCCTTAAACAAACTGAGCCTCAATCTCTACGAGAACCAGGTGGTCTCTTTCCTAGGCCATAACGGGGCTGGCAAGACCACTACCAT GTCTATCCTGACTGGACTGTTCCCACCCACGTCGGGCTCAGCCACTATCTATGGCCACGACATCCGCACAGAGATGGATGAGATCCGTAAGAACCTGGGCATGTGCCCACAGCACAACGTGCTCTTTGACCAGCTCACTGTGGAGGAACACCTCTGGTTCTACTCACGCCTCAAAAGCATGGCACAAGAGGAGATCCGCAAAGAGATGGACAA GATGATCGAGGACCTGGAGCTCTCCAACAAGCGCCACTCGCTGGTACAGACGCTGTCTGGAGGCATGAAGCGCAAGCTTTCAGTAGCCATTGCCTTCGTGGGTGGCTCTAGAGCCATTATCTTAGATGAGCCCACAGCTGGCGTGGACCCCTATGCTCGACGTGCCATCTGGGACCTCATTCTGAAGTACAAGCCGG GTCGCACTATCCTCCTGTCCACCCATCACATGGATGAGGCCGACCTGCTGGGGGACCGCATTGCCATCATCTCCCATGGGAAGCTCAAATGCTGCggctctcccctcttcctcaagGGTGCCTACGGCGATGGCTACCGCCTCACACTGGTCAAGCGGCCTGCGGAGCCTGGCACCTCCCAAG agCCAGGGATGGCTTCCAGCCCCTCAGGTCGTCCTCAGCTGAGCAACTGCTCAGAGATGCAAGTGTCCCAGTTCATCCGCAAGCATGTGGCTTCCTCCCTGCTGGTGTCAGACACGAGCACCGAGCTCTCCTACATCCTGCCCAGCGAGGCTGTCAAGAAAGGGGCCTTCGAGCGCCTCTTTCAG CAATTGGAGCACAGCCTGGACGCACTGCATCTGAGCAGTTTTGGGCTGATGGACACAACCCTGGAGGAGGTGTTCCTCAAGGTGTCTGAAGAAGACCAGTCACTGGAGAATAGTGAGGCCG ATGTGAAGGAGTCCCGGAAGGATGCACTGCCTGGGGCAGAGGGCCTGACGGCTGTGGAGAGTCAAGCAGGCAACCTGGCTCGGTGCTCAGAGCTGGCACAGTCCCAGGCTTCACTGCAGTCTGCATCTTCTGTGGGCTCCGCCCGTGGGGATGAGGGTGCTGGCTACACCGACGGCTACGGTGACTACCGTCCCCTCTTTGACAACTTGCAGGACCCAGACAGTGTCAGCTTACAAG AGGCTGAAATGGAGGCCCTGGCTCGGGTAGGCCAGGGCAGCCGCAAGCTAGAGGGCTGGTGGCTGAAGATGCGGCAGTTCCATGGGCTCCTGGTGAAGCGCTTCCACTGTGCTCGCCGGAACTCCAAAGCGCTCTGCTCCCAGATTCTGCTGCCTGCCTTCTTCGTCTGTGTGGCCATGACTGTGGCATTGTCTGTCCCTGAGATCG gtGACCTGCCTCCACTGGTCCTGTCGCCTTCTCAGTACCACAACTATACCCAGCCCCGTGGCAACTTTATCCCCTATGCCAATGAGGAACGCCGCGAGTACCG ATTACGGCTGTCACCTGATGCCAGCCCCCAGCAGTTGGTGAGCACATTCCGGCTGCCCTCTGGTGTGGGTGCCACTTGTGTGCTCAAGTCTCCAGCCAACGGCTCCCTGGGGCCCATGCTGAACTTGAGCAGTGGAGAGTCCCGCCTGCTGGCCGCACGGTTCTTCGACAGTATGTGCCTGGAGTCCTTCACACAGGGGCTGCCACTGTCCAACTTCGTGCCACCCCCACCCTCGCCCGCCCCTTCCGACTCACCCCTGTCCCCGGATGAGGATTCACTGCTAGCCTGGAATACGTCCCTGCCCCCTACTGCTGGACCAG AGACGTGGACGTGGGCGCCTTCTCTGCCACGCCTGGTTCACGAGCCGGTCCGCTGTACCTGCTCTGCACAGGGCACGGGCTTCTCGTGCCCCAGCAGTGTGGGTGGGCACCCACCCCAGATGAGAGTGGTCACGGGGGACATCCTGACTGACATCACCGGCCACAATGTTTCCGAGTACCTGCTCTTCACCTCTGACCGTTTCCGACTGCACCG CTATGGAGCCATCACCTTTGGTAATATCCAGAAGTCCATCCCAGCACCCATTGGTACCCGGACCCCTCTCATGGTCCGGAAGATTGCAGTGCGGAGGGTGGCCCAG GTGCTCTACAACAACAAGGGCTACCACAGCATGCCCACCTACCTCAACAGCCTCAACAATGCCATTCTGCGTGCAAACCTACCCAAAAGCAAGGGCAATCCAGCAGCCTACG GTATCACCGTCACCAACCACCCCATGAACAAGACCAGTGCTAGCCTCTCCCTGGATTACCT ACTGCAGGGCACAGACGTGGTCATCGCCATCTTCATCATTGTGGCCATGTCCTTCGTGCCGGCCAGCTTCGTGGTCTTCCTTGTGGCCGAGAAATCCACCAAGGCCAAACACCTGCAGTTCGTCAGCGGGTGCAACCCTGTCATCTACTGGCTAGCCAACTACGTGTGGGACATG CTCAATTACCTGGTCCCGGCCACCTGCTGCATCATCATCCTCTTCGTGTTTGACTTGCCGGCCTACACGTCACCCACCAACTTCCCCGCGGTGCTCTCCTTGTTCCTGCTCTATGG ATGGTCCATCACACCCATCATGTACCCGGCCTCCTTCTGGTTTGAGGTCCCTAGCTCAGCCTACGTGTTCCTCATCGTCATCAACCTCTTCATTGGCATCACGGCCACAGTGGCCACCTTCCTTCTGCAGCTCTTTGAGCATGACAAG GATCTGAAGGTTGTCAACAGTTACCTGAAaagctgcttcctcatcttccccaactacaacCTGGGCCACGGACTCATGGAGATGGCCTACAACGAATACATCAACGAATACTATGCCAAGATCG GCCAGTTTGACAAGATGAAGTCCCCGTTTGAGTGGGACATTGTCACACGTGGACTGGTGGCCATGACAGTCGAGGGCTTCGTGGGATTCTTTCTCACCATCATGTGTCAATATAACTTCCTACGGCAGCCACA GCGTCTGCCTGTGTCTACTAAACCTGTGGAAGACGATGTAGACGTGGCCAGTGAGCGGCAAAGAGTGCTCCGTGGCGATGCTGACAATGACATGGTCAAGATCGAGAACCTGACTAAG GTGTACAAGTCTCGGAAGATCGGCCGCATCCTGGCAGTGGACCGCCTTTGCCTGGGTGTGCGCCCCGGAGAGTGCTTTGGGCTCCTCGGGGTCAATGGTGCCGGGAAGACCAGCACCTTCAAGATGTTGACTGGAGATGAGAGCACAACAGGGGGCGAGGCCTTTGTCAATGGACACAG TGTGCTCAAGGACCTGCTCCAGGTTCAGCAGAGCCTTGGCTACTGCCCACAGTTCGACGCCCTGTTCGATGAGCTCACGGCTCGCGAACACCTGCAGCTGTATACTCGGCTTCGAGGCATCCCCTGGAAGGATGAGGCGCAG GTGGTGAGGTGGGCCCTGGAGAAGCTGGAGCTGACGAAGTGTGCAGACAAGCCAGCCGGTAGCTACAGTGGGGGCAACAAACGGAAACTTTCCACAGCCATCGCTCTCATTGGGTACCCTGCCTTCATCTTTCTA GACGAGCCCACCACTGGCATGGACCCTAAGGCCCGGCGCTTCCTGTGGAACCTCATTCTGGACCTCATCAAGACAGGACGTTCAGTGGTGCTGACCTCACACag CATGGAGGAATGCGAGGCTGTGTGCACACGGCTGGCCATCATGGTGAATGGACGGCTGCGCTGCCTGGGGAGTATCCAGCACCTCAAGAACAG GTTTGGGGACGGCTACATGATCACTGTAAGGACCAAAAGCAGCCAGAACGTGAAGGATGTGGTGCGGTTCTTCAACCGGAACTTCCCAGAGGCCATGCTCAAG GAACGCCACCATACGAAGGTGCAGTATCAGCTCAAGTCGGAGCACATCTCGCTGGCTCAGGTGTTCAGCAAGATGGAGCACGTGGTCGGTGTACTGGGCATCGAGGACTACTCAGTCAGCCAGACCACTCTGGATAAC GTGTTTGTGAACTTCGCCAAGAAGCAAAGTGACAATGTGGAGCAGCAAGAGGCTGAGCCATCCACCTTGCCGTCCCCCCTTGGACTACTTAGCCTGCTGCGGCCCCGCCCTGCACCCACAGAGCTCCGGGCACTGGTGGCCGATGAGCCTGAGGACCTGGACACGGAGGACGAGGGCCTCATCAGCTTCGAGGAAGAGCGG GCCCAGCTCTCCTTCAACACCGATACGCTCTGCTGA